The following coding sequences are from one Gossypium hirsutum isolate 1008001.06 chromosome A12, Gossypium_hirsutum_v2.1, whole genome shotgun sequence window:
- the LOC107939240 gene encoding uncharacterized protein has product MDLAPEELQFLSIPYILSELISIPQRSPKAFNLITVGLIFPLSFAILAHSLFTHPILNQLESHPLADPAQTHHEWRLLLTFQFFYLIFLFAFSLLSTAAVVFTVASLYTSKPVSFSLTISAIPKVFKPLFITFAWIALLMFVYDALLIAFLFMFFIAVDTQNIVLSFLAFMVILVLFLGVQVFITALWHLASVVSVLEPIYGLAAMKKSYELLKGRINMAFILVLGYLAICGVIEGIFGSLVHGGESYGVFWRTVVGGFFVGVLVIVNLVGLLVQSVFYYVCKSYHHQGIDKSALQDHLGGYLGEYMPLGSSIQMENFDA; this is encoded by the coding sequence ATGGATCTGGCCCCAGAAGAGCTTCAATTCTTGTCCATACCCTACATCCTCAGTGAATTAATTTCTATCCCTCAAAGATCCCCCAAGGCCTTCAATCTCATAACCGTAGGTCTCATTTTTCCTCTATCTTTTGCCATTTTAGCTCACTCTCTTTTCACCCACCCAATCTTAAATCAACTCGAATCCCACCCATTAGCTGACCCTGCCCAAACGCATCACGAGTGGAGACTCCTTTTGACCTTCCAGTTCTTTTACCTTATCTTCCTCTTTGCCTTCTCTCTTTTATCTACAGCTGCCGTTGTTTTCACAGTGGCGTCGCTCTACACGTCAAAGCCAGTCTCTTTCTCTTTGACGATCTCAGCCATACCCAAGGTTTTTAAGCCTCTTTTTATAACCTTCGCTTGGATTGCTCTCTTGATGTTCGTTTACGATGCCTTGTTGATTGCCTTCTTGTTCATGTTCTTCATTGCCGTTGATACCCAGAACATTGTTTTATCCTTCTTGGCATTCATGGTAATTTTAGTGCTCTTCTTGGGTGTTCAAGTTTTCATCACGGCGCTATGGCATTTGGCCAGTGTGGTATCGGTGCTTGAACCCATTTACGGGCTTGCAGCAATGAAGAAGAGTTACGAGTTGTTGAAAGGGAGGATTAATATGGCTTTCATTTTGGTTTTGGGGTATTTGGCAATTTGTGGTGTGATTGAGGGCATCTTTGGATCCTTGGTGCATGGAGGGGAAAGTTATGGGGTTTTTTGGAGAACTGTGGTGGGGGGATTTTTTGTAGGAGTTTTGGTAATagtgaatcttgttggcttgttgGTGCAGAGCGTGTTTTACTATGTTTGTAAGAGTTATCATCATCAGGGAATCGATAAGAGTGCTTTGCAGGATCATTTGGGTGGTTATCTCGGAGAGTATATGCCTCTCGGGAGTAGCATTCAAATGGAAAACTtcgatgcttga